Proteins encoded by one window of Aphis gossypii isolate Hap1 chromosome X, ASM2018417v2, whole genome shotgun sequence:
- the LOC114129936 gene encoding uncharacterized protein LOC114129936 has protein sequence MNGCSETFPSKQGLMNHARNHRRIDALEAAAVPLPAPLTRQRLRAGQNTRPVRGGDARVPLGDVPRILVGKRPPDTGGTVSPTSIAAGGVPRIPAGIIPPDTGGSPLSAAADVLSSVPGTGTSSVPRIPAGNRPDPDTGGPPLSPLPTMMPTAMRPATPRRPRGTGDRLSLPLPPTSPVRRESPRNEAYNIVVASPELWRPRVPSPAASSSSASSGVDDGNDDLVDTPLPDNLDGPEVLVDEALILQPDDTTPLHAFRERFTDLNKQPCSEAGWSRFVELVDEMTAEAAVIAKLPARPEGRNSGRGTAIDPNDAKEIQSLYKRNRRRAVRVILSGEGQSCEVAVPEVEKHFTRTWAPSTCDTSIFQRVDGRDPVPMGPFQCADVAKRLGKFENTAPGDDGLTYRHWKRLDPECTVLTEIVNACLRYKRVPLVWKRAVTVLIYKKGAREDLGNWRPISLSRTLYKLYVGCVANRLTEWLLTNKVLNPCQKGFLPADGAFEHVHTLNRVLEKARTHAADKCVAWLDVSNAFGAIPHPALEAAIEASGAGQEFLHAIRDIYTGATSTVSVAGGMTGNIPVLSGIKQGCPLSGLLFIMAIDPVVTLLQGASADHRVLAFADDLCLISDSPEELQLSIDAAHISLGMLGLSLNAAKCASLHLSGRRPVGVRDTRFNLNGSPLRPLAEGEAATFLGAQVGFNVVPPLSTLAEIIDIGLRIARSKLAPWQRMDALKTFFYPSTVHLQRLGTFPKTDWAKVDNILRPEIKATLYLPQEASGEYIYGSTKRGCCGVRLLAEDADIAAVDSAFKLITSPDQRVAADAADHVEEVAIRRIQKDPSVQEVASYLSGEDEGVFRAARGTGVSSVWSRARNASKRLSIGWSLGGAPSITHEGTVMVSKHRRAVMRTIRNTLRLKRSDALIAKPDQGRAVECVAAHPASFHFLADGDFTRFADWRFVHRARLNLVPLNGSSSWRAGDRRCRRCRYNTESLSHVVDHCMRYTALYMARHNAIVARVKKAASTKFEVLSENQVLGNQGLRPDLVLKKGPNIYIVDVTVPFDNRLEAFKVAATEKKVKYERLRTEMADRYGCSASVVPIIVGALGSWDPGNDPFMRILCSRSYASLMRKLCVSDTIAASRDIYIEHLSGVRQVRG, from the coding sequence ATGAACGGATGTTCCGAAACGTTCCCCAGCAAGCAAGGCCTAATGAACCACGCCCGCAACCACCGACGGATAGACGCCCTAGAGGCTGCGGCTGTCCCACTCCCGGCCCCGTTGACTCGGCAAAGATTGCGAGCCGGTCAGAATACGCGACCGGTGCGTGGGGGCGATGCCCGTGTTCCATTGGGAGACGTGCCAAGGATACTGGTCGGTAAAAGACCACCAGACACAGGCGGCACGGTCTCGCCAACGAGCATTGCGGCAGGAGGTGTGCCAAGGATACCGGCTGGTATCATACCGCCGGACACAGGCGGCTCACCCCTGTCCGCCGCAGCTGATGTGTTGTCTTCCGTCCCGGGCACCGGGACAAGTAGTGTGCCTAGGATACCGGCTGGTAACAGACCAGACCCGGACACAGGCGGCCCACCCTTGTCCCCCCTTCCCACCATGATGCCCACCGCTATGAGACCCGCGACGCCGAGGAGGCCGCGCGGGACCGGGGACAGGCTGTCTCTCCCGTTGCCACCTACCTCGCCAGTGCGCCGTGAGTCTCCGAGGAACGAGGCCTACAACATTGTTGTGGCCAGTCCGGAACTATGGCGGCCACGCGTTCCTTCACCGGCCGCCAGCAGTAGTTCCGCCTCGAGTGGTGTGGATGACGGGAATGACGATTTGGTGGACACCCCTTTGCCCGACAACCTAGACGGCCCTGAAGTCCTCGTCGACGAAGCGCTCATTCTGCAACCTGATGACACAACACCCCTACACGCTTTCCGGGAACGTTTTACGGACCTCAATAAACAGCCGTGTTCGGAAGCGGGGTGGTCGAGGTTTGTTGAGCTCGTCGACGAGATGACGGCTGAGGCGGCCGTCATAGCCAAACTACCCGCCAGGCCGGAAGGCCGTAATTCCGGTAGGGGGACTGCGATCGATCCGAACGATGCCAAGGAGATCCAGTCCCTATACAAACGCAACAGGCGGCGGGCGGTTAGGGTCATTTTGTCGGGTGAAGGGCAGTCTTGTGAAGTTGCGGTACCAGAGGTCGAGAAGCACTTCACAAGAACATGGGCACCGTCCACATGCGACACCAGTATTTTCCAGCGGGTGGACGGCAGAGACCCAGTGCCGATGGGCCCGTTCCAGTGCGCCGATGTTGCCAAGCGTCTCGGTAAATTCGAGAACACGGCGCCTGGAGACGACGGGCTCACGTACCGGCACTGGAAGCGTCTCGATCCGGAGTGCACAGTATTGACGGAGATTGTCAATGCATGCCTCCGGTACAAGAGAGTACCACTCGTTTGGAAACGAGCTGTGACGGTGCTCATCTATAAGAAAGGGGCGCGAGAGGACCTGGGCAACTGGCGGCCCATCTCGCTTAGCAGAACACTGTACAAGCTGTACGTGGGGTGTGTCGCCAATAGACTGACAGAATGGCTGCTCACAAACAAGGTCCTCAACCCTTGCCAGAAAGGCTTCCTGCCGGCGGACGGCGCGTTTGAGCACGTCCACACCTTGAATCGGGTCCTCGAGAAGGCCAGGACCCACGCAGCGGACAAGTGCGTGGCCTGGCTGGACGTGTCAAACGCGTTTGGGGCGATTCCGCACCCGGCACTAGAGGCCGCGATTGAGGCGAGTGGAGCCGGTCAGGAGTTCCTTCACGCCATCCGAGACATATACACCGGTGCCACATCGACGGTAAGCGTGGCTGGAGGAATGACCGGCAACATCCCGGTGCTGTCCGGCATCAAGCAAGGGTGCCCACTGAGCGGCCTATTGTTCATTATGGCCATCGACCCGGTGGTAACGCTGCTACAAGGCGCGTCTGCCGACCACCGGGTACTTGCCTTTGCCGATGACCTTTGCCTGATTTCCGACAGCCCGGAGGAGCTCCAGTTGTCCATCGATGCGGCACACATAAGCCTGGGCATGCTGGGGCTCAGTCTCAACGCGGCCAAGTGCGCGTCGCTCCACTTATCGGGGCGCCGGCCGGTGGGCGTCCGGGACACTCGATTTAACCTCAATGGCTCCCCGCTTCGCCCGCTCGCCGAGGGTGAAGCCGCGACATTTTTGGGTGCCCAGGTCGGGTTCAATGTCGTACCACCGCTGTCTACCCTCGCTGAGATAATCGATATTGGCCTGCGCATAGCGAGGAGCAAGCTAGCCCCGTGGCAAAGGATGGACGCgctgaaaacatttttttatccatcGACCGTCCACCTACAGCGTTTAGGGACTTTCCCGAAGACGGATTGGGCTAAGGTAGACAACATTTTAAGGCCGGAGATCAAGGCGACTCTGTATCTACCCCAGGAGGCGTCGGGCGAATATATCTATGGGTCCACCAAGCGAGGGTGCTGTGGTGTCAGGCTGCTTGCGGAGGACGCCGACATCGCCGCAGTGGACAGCGCCTTCAAGCTGATCACCTCCCCGGATCAACGAGTGGCAGCGGACGCGGCTGACCATGTCGAGGAGGTCGCCATACGGAGAATTCAGAAGGATCCGTCTGTCCAGGAGGTCGCGTCGTACCTGTCCGGGGAGGATGAAGGCGTGTTCCGTGCGGCGAGGGGCACAGGGGTTAGTAGTGTATGGTCGAGGGCGCGGAACGCCTCTAAGCGACTTAGTATCGGTTGGTCGTTGGGAGGCGCCCCCTCGATCACACATGAAGGTACGGTAATGGTAAGTAAGCATAGGAGGGCGGTCATGAGGACCATAAGAAACACACTCCGGCTCAAACGAAGCGATGCCCTGATCGCAAAACCTGATCAGGGCAGAGCTGTTGAGTGTGTTGCCGCCCATCCTGCTTCTTTCCACTTCTTGGCTGATGGCGATTTCACGAGGTTCGCCGATTGGCGCTTTGTCCATCGGGCGAGATTGAACCTCGTGCCGTTGAATGGCTCCTCGTCATGGAGAGCCGGTGACCGCAGGTGTAGACGATGTAGGTACAATACAGAAAGCCTATCCCACGTCGTCGACCACTGCATGCGGTACACCGCGCTCTACATGGCGAGACATAACGCCATAGTCGCCAGAGTTAAGAAGGCGGCGTCCACGAAGTTTGAGGTTCTCTCCGAGAATCAGGTCCTGGGCAACCAGGGCCTGAGACCGGATTTAGTTCTGAAGAAGGGCCCAAACATTTACATTGTGGACGTCACCGTACCATTTGATAACCGCCTCGAGGCCTTCAAAGTAGCAGCAACCGAGAAGAAGGTAAAGTACGAGCGGTTGAGGACCGAGATGGCAGACCGGTATGGGTGTTCGGCGTCAGTGGTCCCGATAATTGTGGGTGCCCTTGGATCATGGGACCCAGGAAATGATCCGTTTATGCGGATTTTGTGCAGCAGGTCGTATGCGTCGCTAATGAGAAAACTATGTGTCAGTGACACTATCGCTGCTAGTCGCGACATCTACATTGAGCACCTGTCTGGGGTCCGACAGGTGAGGGGTTGA
- the LOC126552387 gene encoding uncharacterized protein LOC126552387 → MCHMVFSKFMPDLKNVYENKINHTSWKVQDEIIKISADLIKEIIVEEIVVSGNFALMVDEARSHKEEQLSVCVRYAVGLEARERFLQFIDVSNGQTANHIISAVFNCFQNLSININTLNIVAQSYDGASVMSGHLGGVQSKIKQQFPCAIYTHCMAHRLNLIVVDMCKGIKVLIS, encoded by the exons ATGTGCCATATGGTATTTTCAAAGTTCATGCcagatttgaaaaatgtatatgaaaataaaattaaccatACCAGTTGGAAAGTGCAGgacgaaattattaaaataagtgctGACCTAATCAAAGAAATTATTGTTGAGGAAATTGTTGTTTCTGGGAATTTTGCTCTAATGGTTGATGAAGCCag gTCCCATAAAGAAGAACAGTTATCTGTATGTGTAAGGTATGCTGTTGGTCTTGAGGCACGTGAAAGATTTTTGCAATTCATAGATGTTTCTAATGGACAAACTGccaatcatattatttctgctgtttttaattgttttcaaaatttaagtattaatattaatacattaaatatcgtTGCTCAATCGTATGATGGTGCCAGCGTAATGTCTGGACACCTTGGAGGTGTCCagtcaaaaattaaacaacaatttcCATGTGCCATATACACACACTGTATGGCACAcagattaaatttgattgtTGTGGACATGTGTAAAGGAATAAAggtattaattagttaa
- the LOC114121613 gene encoding uncharacterized protein LOC114121613 — translation MFIFSLCREMLKRFPHNVAVMEKLRNLSPQECFNITGLRPSFSELPIDLAGTNNDTDILEVQWNNLGTLRFEEVFPGKNIKDISLLECWIEISKLRNATGEKMFKELSNFALRMLTLPVSNAVVERVFSVMNTTKTKLRNRMSINMLVALIRIKLHCRVKKICCVNFTPTKEMLNLFNDSMYDYDCKTQTVASTEDMTDDMFETVTLFNADDLSID, via the exons atgttcattttttctttatgtcGTGAAATGTTAAAACGATTCCCTCATAATGTGGCTGTGATGGAAAAACTGAGAAATTTGTCACCACAAGAATGTTTTAACATAACTGGATTAAGACCATCGTTTTCGGAACTTCCCATTGATCTGGCTG gtactAATAATGATACTGATATACTAGAAGTCCAATGGAATAATTTAGGAACATTAAGATTTGAAGAAGTATTCcctggtaaaaatattaaagatatttctCTTCTGGAGTGTTGGatagaaatatcaaaattaagaaATGCTACtggagaaaaaatgtttaaagaattaagtaattttgcACTTCGTATGTTGACATTACCAGTATCAAATGCAGTTGTAGAGAGGGTATTTAGTGTGATGAATacaactaaaactaaattaagaaATAGAATGTCTATAAACATGTTAGTAGcattaattagaataaaactTCATTgcagagtaaaaaaaatatgctgtGTAAATTTTACACCTACTAaagaaatgttaaatttatttaatgatagtaTGTATGATTATGATTGTAAAACTCAAACAGTTGCATCCACTGAAGACATGACAGATGATATGTTTGAAACTGTAACTCTTTTTAATGCAGATGATCTTTCTATTGattga
- the LOC126552388 gene encoding uncharacterized protein LOC126552388, with translation MVYVHFSRPSNNAKLNEVQSKLGLKKGNVLRICDTRWVCRYKNCESMIKNYSSILEFLKNEVDVQMDKDAIEAIGILSQIQNCAFFIGVTLLKDILGIINIISVTLQSKNATLGKAKSIINGSIQSIEKLRSDIEFSTFWQKITSLAEENDITLEIPHIGRKRIRTQPKSLNNFYLQSTTGEENEPNILQSVEDYWRQTLYYPIIDFIIVNLKYRFSEESLSMACSIDNFMNMNYEGSLEFINNYKNVTNISIDLLKAEMMVFKNCLPPDFNFDDIKGKIHKEAFPNLYKLLQIAITIPISSATCERSFSSMRRIKNWLRTSMLQQRFSDLSILNIERDLSNKIQTETVLDRFNTKTRKIVLK, from the exons ATGGTCTATGTTCATTTTTCTCGACCATCCAACAATGCTAAACTCAATGAAGTTCAATCTAAACTAGgtttaaaaaaaggaaatgTTCTTAGGATATGCGATACAAGATGGGTATGTCGCTATAAAAATTGCGAGtcgatgataaaaaattactcatcaatattagaatttttaaagaatgaaGTTGATGTACAAATGGACAAAGATGCCATTGAAGCTAtcg gtattCTTAGTCAAATACAAAACTGTGCTTTTTTTATTGGGGTTACTTTATTAAAAGACATTcttggtattattaatataataagtgtcaCATTACAATCTAAAAATGCCACTTTAGGAAAAGCAAAAAGCATTATCAATGGAAGTATACaaagtattgaaaaattacgtTCTGACATTGAATTTTCTACATTTTGGCAAAAAATTACATCTTTAGCTGAAGAGAATGATATAACCCTTGAAATACCAcacatag gAAGAAAACGGATAAGAACTCAACCGAAatctttgaataatttttacttacaatCAACAACTGGTGAAGAAAATgaaccaaatattttacaatctgTTGAAGACTATTGGAGACAAACTTTATACTAtccaataattgattttataatagttaatttaaaatatagattctCTGAAGAAAGTTTATCTATGGCTTGCTCCATTGATAACTTTATGAATATGAACTACGAAGGAAGCTTAGAAttcataaataactataaa AATGTGACAAACAtttcaattgatttattaaaagctGAAATGATGGTTTTCAAAAACTGTTTGCCAccagattttaattttgatgacattaaaggaaaaatacataaagaaGCTTTTCCTAACTTGTATAAGCTACTTCAAATTGCAATTACAATCCCAATAAGTTCTGCAACTTGTGAACGTAGTTTTTCTAGTATGAGACGTATCAAAAATTGGCTAAGAACAAGTATGTTGCAGCAGCGCTTTAGTGACttgtcaattttaaatattgagagggatttatcaaataaaatacaaacggAAACAGTGTTAGATAGATTTAACACAAAAACCaggaaaattgttttaaaataa
- the LOC114121624 gene encoding uncharacterized protein LOC114121624 has product MSKYTSFVSLVRSLLADNVPQRYKVIVCDSHNISMPTAASAAGKWPRGRAHPRPSPMLQNTPGSGQVELVRGRGRTGRSEIYGRDGRGGHTSTTSNTIYTEAFKSIVSGIVSVDFQMAQAAQPQTTTTFNNGAQNVFRGRGRGQPPIMCHNCRAFGHTRKYCPNNCKYLDK; this is encoded by the exons ATGTCGAAATATACATCATTTGTGTCGTTAGTACGATCACTCTTGGCTGATAATGTACCTCAGCGGTACAAAGTAATAGTGTGCGACTCTCATAATAT ATCAATGCCAACCGCCGCGTCTGCGGCAGGAAAATGGCCTAGAGGCAGGGCACATCCCCGGCCCTCGCCCATGTTACAGAACACGCCTGGCAGTGGTCAAGTCGAGCTTGTACGTGGTCGTGGTCGCACTGGTCGCAGTGAGATTTATGGACGTGATGGACGTGGAGGGCACACATCTACAACGTCCAATACCATTTACACAGAGGCGTTCAAATCTATTGTTTCTGGGATCGTCTCAGTTGatt ttcaaATGGCTCAGGCTGCCCAACCGCAAACTACAACAACGTTCAATAATGGGGCTCAAAATGTTTTTCGGGGTCGTGGACGAGGACAGCCACCAATTATGTGCCACAATTGCAGGGCATTTGGCCATACGAGAAAGTACTGCCCTAACAATTGTAAGTACCtagacaaataa
- the LOC126552818 gene encoding POU domain, class 4, transcription factor 1-like — protein MSTIFYNYIYGGGGGRGGGGGRGGGGGRGGGGGRGGGGGRGGGGGRGGRGGGGGRKVRSKCNICLNRGHYAADCALNQSAASTPPHPAAKGAVAAAAAAAAKAAAAVAAAAVAKAKWLEAEAAAAAEAAAAEAAAGKKDGQEDDATETNNDQ, from the exons ATGTCGaccattttttacaattacatatatggcggcggtggtggccgtggcggcggtggtggccgtggcggcggtggtggccgtggcggcggtggtggccgtggcggcggtggtggccgtggcggcggtggtggcCGTGGTGGCCgtggcggcggtggtggcAGAAAAGTTAGGAGCA AGTGCAACATATGTTTAAATAGGGGCCATTATGCTGCTGACTGCGCTTTAAATCAGTCAGCAGCATCAACCCCCCCCCACCCCGCGGCCAAAGGAGCAGTGgccgcagcagcagcagcagctgcAAAGGCGGCAGCGGCAGTGGCAGCGGCAGCAGTAGCAAAAGCCAAATGGCTTGAGGCCGaggctgctgctgctgctgaaGCTGCAGCTGCTGAGGCTGCTGCTGGCAAAAAGGATGGCCAGGAAGATg ATGCTACAGAAACAAATAATGA ccAATAA